A stretch of the Streptococcus himalayensis genome encodes the following:
- the hemL gene encoding glutamate-1-semialdehyde 2,1-aminomutase, with product MSTEASKQAFEHAKEIFPGGVNSPVRAFKAVGGSPLFIDKAKGAYLYDVDGNRYIDYVLSWGPMILGHAKDQVIRAVKEAVDKGTSYGAPSPLETRLGKLLQERVPYLERLRMVSSGTEATMSAIRVARGVTKRDKIIKFIGCYHGHSDAFLVQAGSGVATFGLPNSPGVPAATVQDTLTLPYNDQEALRQCFEQHGQDIAGVIIEGVAGNMGLIPADPDFIQLIRKLTKQYGALFIMDEVMTGFRASYTGATGLYQVEPDLLCLGKVVGGGFPVAVFGGKKEYMEAVAPLGAIYQAGTLSGNPIAMTAGYETVKGLTPELFQQMEERVEQLCHGLKSLADKYQVPLQVVHRGTMFGFFFNPEPVRNFEDSKNSDQELFAKVYQSLLAKGIYLAPSQYESNFMSTAHTKEDIEATLTAFEEVFGEIYG from the coding sequence ATGAGTACGGAAGCGTCAAAGCAAGCTTTTGAACACGCAAAAGAGATTTTTCCTGGAGGGGTTAATAGTCCTGTCCGAGCCTTTAAAGCTGTCGGAGGAAGTCCTCTTTTTATCGATAAGGCCAAAGGAGCCTATCTCTATGATGTTGATGGCAATCGCTATATCGATTATGTTTTATCGTGGGGGCCGATGATTTTAGGGCATGCCAAAGACCAAGTTATAAGAGCAGTCAAGGAAGCTGTTGATAAGGGGACCAGTTATGGAGCACCTAGCCCTTTAGAAACGCGTCTGGGCAAACTTCTGCAAGAACGAGTGCCATACCTAGAGCGTCTACGTATGGTCAGCTCAGGTACTGAAGCCACTATGAGTGCGATTCGGGTGGCACGAGGGGTGACTAAGAGAGATAAAATTATCAAATTTATAGGATGTTACCACGGCCATAGCGATGCTTTTCTTGTGCAAGCTGGCTCTGGTGTCGCTACGTTTGGATTGCCAAATTCTCCCGGTGTTCCAGCTGCGACCGTGCAAGATACCCTGACGCTTCCCTATAATGATCAAGAAGCCTTACGCCAATGCTTTGAACAGCACGGACAAGATATCGCAGGGGTCATCATCGAAGGGGTAGCCGGCAATATGGGGCTAATTCCAGCAGATCCAGACTTTATCCAGCTGATTCGTAAACTGACCAAGCAATACGGCGCACTGTTTATCATGGACGAAGTAATGACAGGATTTCGAGCTAGTTACACAGGTGCCACAGGCCTTTATCAGGTCGAGCCTGACTTGCTCTGTCTTGGAAAGGTTGTCGGCGGCGGTTTTCCTGTTGCAGTCTTTGGTGGAAAGAAAGAGTACATGGAGGCTGTTGCGCCACTTGGTGCGATTTACCAAGCAGGAACCTTATCAGGTAATCCTATTGCCATGACGGCTGGATACGAAACGGTTAAGGGTTTGACACCAGAACTCTTCCAGCAAATGGAAGAGCGAGTAGAACAGCTTTGCCATGGTCTTAAATCTTTGGCTGACAAGTACCAAGTCCCTCTTCAAGTCGTTCATCGCGGAACCATGTTTGGCTTTTTCTTCAATCCAGAACCTGTTCGGAATTTCGAGGATTCCAAAAACAGTGACCAAGAGTTATTTGCCAAGGTTTACCAATCCCTGCTAGCCAAAGGAATTTACCTAGCGCCTTCTCAGTATGAGTCGAATTTTATGTCTACGGCTCATACAAAAGAGGATATTGAAGCAACGCTCACAGCTTTTGAAGAAGTATTTGGAGAAATATATGGGTAA
- a CDS encoding NADH-dependent flavin oxidoreductase, whose amino-acid sequence METSIQECFVFSNGLRTRNRVILAPMTISACDPGGYVSQADIDYYARRAEGVGMIITGSAYVHPQGQAFADSFSAAEDDKIEGLSRLAKAIQDKGCLAVLQLYHGGRMVLPDVIEGQPVAPSAVKALHGYVDTPRALSYEEVDEVMTAFLDAIRRAIKAGWDGVELHGANTYLIQQFLSPHSNRRKDKWGGTLNNRMRFAKTLLKKAKALVKEEANRPFLIGYRFSPEEIEEPGIQLYDTLQLLEQLIRLDVDYLHMSVNQVWQSSLRNPKEGEPIVHQILKKIDQRVPLIAVGGIQTAADAQKVLEAGIPLFALGRALLLDPDWTQKILDQREEEIILRYKDDLQEHLQLPSSFVEELRDYLEGNY is encoded by the coding sequence ATGGAAACATCTATTCAAGAATGCTTCGTATTTTCAAATGGTTTGCGAACACGCAATCGTGTGATTTTAGCCCCAATGACCATTTCTGCCTGTGATCCAGGTGGCTATGTATCGCAGGCAGATATTGACTACTATGCAAGGCGTGCTGAAGGGGTCGGTATGATTATTACCGGCAGTGCCTATGTCCACCCCCAAGGACAAGCTTTTGCAGACAGCTTTAGTGCAGCAGAAGATGATAAAATTGAAGGGTTGAGTCGGTTGGCAAAAGCCATTCAAGATAAGGGCTGTTTGGCTGTTCTTCAACTTTACCACGGTGGTCGGATGGTTTTACCCGATGTCATTGAAGGACAACCAGTCGCCCCAAGTGCTGTCAAGGCTTTGCATGGCTATGTGGACACCCCTCGTGCACTTAGCTACGAAGAAGTTGATGAGGTGATGACCGCTTTTCTAGATGCGATTCGCCGCGCTATCAAAGCAGGGTGGGATGGGGTCGAGCTCCACGGAGCCAATACCTATCTGATTCAGCAATTTCTCTCCCCACACTCTAATAGACGGAAGGACAAGTGGGGCGGGACACTCAATAACCGAATGCGTTTTGCCAAGACCTTGTTGAAAAAAGCCAAGGCTTTGGTGAAAGAAGAAGCCAATCGGCCTTTTCTCATCGGTTATCGTTTCTCTCCAGAGGAAATTGAGGAGCCAGGTATTCAGCTCTATGATACCTTGCAATTATTGGAACAGTTAATTCGTCTTGATGTGGATTATCTGCATATGTCAGTCAATCAAGTTTGGCAGTCTTCTCTTCGCAATCCAAAAGAAGGTGAACCGATTGTGCATCAGATTTTGAAAAAGATTGATCAGCGTGTGCCGTTGATTGCGGTTGGAGGTATTCAAACAGCCGCAGATGCTCAAAAGGTGCTAGAAGCTGGTATTCCTTTGTTTGCTCTGGGGCGTGCCTTGCTATTAGATCCTGATTGGACGCAAAAGATTCTCGACCAGCGAGAAGAGGAGATCATCCTTCGATATAAAGATGATTTGCAAGAGCATTTACAACTACCTAGTTCTTTTGTAGAAGAGCTTCGCGATTATTTAGAAGGCAATTATTGA
- a CDS encoding uroporphyrinogen-III synthase yields MTKTVVFTREHPLDNHLQTQLEAVGFRVRHLPLIHCQPNPMPKEILESIPQMDWVFFTSAIAAEFLLPYLKTPLPQLATIGHQTSRVLTKLGHKIDFESNSQYAKDFAQEWLALGYTTQKILLPQSSLSNPVLAESLREGGHEVLAWPLYDTQYNPVGQGQIPPLLNEEELIWTFASPSAWQSFHAVCEHLPKGHAIAVIGTSTQKAVEADGGVVSMMPTTPSIERMVEEIIRRETL; encoded by the coding sequence ATGACAAAGACAGTGGTTTTTACACGAGAACATCCCTTGGATAATCACTTGCAAACTCAGCTAGAGGCGGTGGGTTTCAGGGTTCGCCATCTTCCTCTAATCCATTGTCAGCCCAATCCTATGCCCAAGGAAATCCTAGAGAGTATTCCTCAAATGGATTGGGTCTTTTTTACGAGTGCTATTGCTGCAGAATTTTTATTACCTTATTTAAAGACCCCCTTGCCTCAACTAGCAACTATCGGTCATCAAACCAGTCGAGTGTTAACGAAGTTGGGACATAAGATAGATTTTGAATCCAACTCTCAGTATGCCAAGGATTTTGCCCAAGAATGGCTTGCCTTGGGATACACTACTCAAAAGATTTTATTGCCTCAAAGTAGTTTGTCAAATCCTGTTCTTGCTGAGAGCTTGCGAGAAGGAGGGCATGAAGTACTGGCTTGGCCACTCTATGATACCCAATACAATCCAGTTGGGCAAGGCCAAATTCCCCCTCTTTTAAACGAAGAAGAGCTTATCTGGACCTTTGCCAGTCCATCGGCTTGGCAAAGTTTTCATGCAGTGTGTGAACACTTACCCAAGGGTCATGCTATCGCAGTCATCGGAACCAGTACCCAAAAAGCAGTCGAAGCAGATGGGGGTGTCGTTTCGATGATGCCGACTACACCATCCATTGAGAGGATGGTCGAAGAAATCATACGAAGGGAGACGTTATGA
- the hemA gene encoding glutamyl-tRNA reductase, whose amino-acid sequence MYLLYVGLTHKETPLAVLEKLHFSEEHMEESLKRLYREKSVLEDVIVSTCNRTELYLVVDQLHTGRYYAKHFLADCFGVATEAIEPYLVFKEKEEVLRHLLRVSIGLESKILGETQILGQLKQAFQRAKEAGTTGIVLNEVSRQVLTFAKRMHDEYRINARPISISLTAMQQLDILGFDYENKTIAIIGLGEIGQLVTKYALQKPFSSILLLNRTVEKAHPFLQDSRVSAHSWEELEEIAQQADVVFSAVKTGEYILFPSMLKPDVIAFDLCLPRTIHPSSDLQLYTIENLTNQLEIYRAEREEIAVKIAAEVETELLKFDEWKQQLGIVPLIRELRERALEAQASSLESLKRKLPDMTPREEKQISKHMKSVVNQILKEPILQLKEMSIGENSHYDIALICKIFGLEQGKKGLEDDHH is encoded by the coding sequence ATGTATTTATTGTATGTAGGATTGACCCATAAGGAAACTCCCTTAGCTGTGCTGGAAAAACTGCATTTTTCAGAGGAACACATGGAGGAATCCCTAAAGCGACTCTACCGAGAAAAAAGTGTTTTAGAAGATGTCATTGTCTCCACTTGCAATCGGACAGAACTTTATTTAGTCGTCGATCAATTACATACAGGACGCTATTATGCTAAGCATTTTTTAGCAGATTGCTTTGGTGTAGCAACCGAGGCTATTGAGCCTTATCTAGTATTTAAAGAAAAAGAAGAAGTGCTGCGCCATTTGCTGAGAGTGTCGATTGGCTTGGAGTCTAAAATCTTGGGAGAAACACAGATTTTAGGGCAATTGAAGCAGGCTTTCCAACGGGCAAAAGAGGCAGGAACGACTGGGATTGTTTTAAATGAGGTATCTCGTCAGGTCTTGACCTTTGCCAAACGGATGCATGATGAATACCGTATTAACGCACGGCCGATTTCCATCAGTCTAACAGCCATGCAGCAGTTGGATATTCTTGGCTTTGACTATGAGAATAAGACAATTGCCATTATTGGCTTAGGAGAAATCGGTCAATTAGTGACCAAATACGCCTTGCAAAAGCCATTTTCATCTATCTTGCTTCTAAATCGAACGGTCGAAAAAGCCCATCCTTTTTTGCAGGATTCACGTGTGTCAGCCCATTCTTGGGAAGAATTGGAAGAAATAGCTCAGCAAGCAGATGTTGTCTTTTCTGCCGTGAAAACAGGGGAATACATCCTGTTTCCATCTATGCTGAAGCCTGATGTGATTGCCTTTGACCTTTGTTTGCCAAGAACGATTCATCCAAGTAGCGATTTGCAACTATACACCATTGAAAACTTGACCAATCAGCTAGAGATTTATCGAGCAGAGCGTGAAGAAATTGCTGTAAAAATTGCAGCAGAAGTGGAGACGGAGCTTCTAAAATTTGATGAATGGAAGCAACAGTTGGGGATTGTTCCTTTAATTCGAGAGTTGAGAGAGCGAGCTTTGGAAGCACAAGCCAGCTCTTTAGAGAGTTTAAAGCGGAAACTTCCAGATATGACTCCGCGAGAAGAAAAACAGATTTCTAAGCACATGAAGAGTGTTGTCAATCAAATTTTGAAAGAGCCGATTTTACAGTTGAAGGAAATGTCGATTGGGGAAAATTCTCACTATGATATTGCCTTGATTTGTAAGATTTTTGGCTTAGAGCAAGGAAAGAAAGGATTGGAAGATGACCACCATTAA
- the cobU gene encoding bifunctional adenosylcobinamide kinase/adenosylcobinamide-phosphate guanylyltransferase translates to MGKLILVTGGARSGKSRFTEEQIWDKDKVCYIATGVSKHKDEEWQERVRLHQERRPKSWATHEQYAQIGKWLSQQAYDYYLLDCATMLTTNVLFDAIAQHFPEKLQMEDDQFLSKEQQALVTQKIEEEWTAILQAVQEKDMTLYVVTNEIGLGIVPETKLGRYFRDVLGTINQRLAKEASEVYLVICGLSQRLK, encoded by the coding sequence ATGGGTAAGCTCATTTTAGTGACAGGTGGTGCTCGAAGTGGCAAATCCCGCTTTACGGAAGAGCAAATCTGGGACAAGGACAAGGTTTGCTACATTGCAACAGGCGTCAGTAAGCATAAGGATGAAGAATGGCAGGAACGGGTACGTTTACACCAAGAACGTCGCCCCAAATCTTGGGCAACTCATGAGCAATACGCCCAGATTGGCAAATGGCTCTCGCAACAAGCCTACGACTACTATCTTCTTGACTGTGCGACCATGCTGACCACCAATGTTTTATTTGATGCGATTGCACAACATTTCCCAGAAAAGTTACAGATGGAAGACGACCAGTTTTTAAGCAAGGAGCAACAAGCACTTGTAACGCAGAAAATTGAAGAAGAGTGGACAGCTATTTTACAGGCTGTGCAGGAAAAAGATATGACCCTGTATGTCGTGACCAATGAAATAGGTCTTGGCATTGTCCCTGAAACCAAGCTAGGTCGCTATTTTAGGGATGTTCTGGGGACTATCAACCAAAGATTGGCAAAGGAGGCAAGTGAGGTCTATCTTGTTATTTGTGGACTATCACAGCGATTAAAATGA
- a CDS encoding histidine phosphatase family protein gives MKIFLMRHGETDYNKARCFYGSADVSINERGKQQALQLQTIMANYPVSHIYTSSLKRTKETARVIFDSGLTSILDLDEKGFGKWEGLTADEIEARYPKEWQAWLEAPFEVTPPDAEEFAHFQQRVWQVIDDLAVRHSKDSIAIVAHLGVLRLIYQRLIDTQAVFWDIDFPQGTVTCFDNRHSDEWHISILNGKEES, from the coding sequence ATGAAGATTTTTCTTATGCGACACGGCGAGACCGATTACAATAAAGCACGGTGCTTTTATGGTAGTGCCGATGTATCGATTAATGAACGCGGCAAACAGCAAGCCCTGCAATTACAGACTATTATGGCAAATTATCCTGTTTCCCACATTTATACTAGCTCTCTTAAACGGACGAAAGAAACCGCTCGTGTCATATTTGACTCCGGGTTAACGAGCATCCTAGATCTCGATGAAAAGGGCTTTGGGAAATGGGAGGGATTGACGGCAGATGAGATTGAAGCTCGCTACCCCAAGGAATGGCAGGCTTGGCTAGAGGCCCCTTTTGAGGTAACTCCACCTGATGCAGAAGAGTTTGCCCATTTTCAACAACGTGTTTGGCAAGTGATTGATGACTTGGCGGTTCGCCATTCCAAGGACAGCATTGCAATTGTCGCCCATTTGGGTGTTTTGCGGTTGATTTATCAACGATTGATTGATACTCAAGCTGTCTTTTGGGATATTGATTTTCCCCAAGGAACGGTCACGTGCTTTGACAACCGCCATTCTGATGAATGGCACATCTCTATTTTAAACGGAAAGGAGGAATCCTAA
- the cobS gene encoding adenosylcobinamide-GDP ribazoletransferase: MIQALIIYTQFFSRIVINKEVDLSYVRKGIPIITLFGLLLGSLSALFYYLAQLILPGVVSWVLTLAFDVLLTGGFHLDGLADMADGLFSSRNKERMLEIMKDSRIGSNGVLALILYYGLMMISYTYLPEPKWLIVACLTMIGKAGLALQLYQMKYARATGGSGQFFAGTTLVQIALAQILPILVLGFGFGLKGLLGYFLVFLGAIGYRRFVYKKIDGHTGDTLGAFVEISQILLLLGLMV, encoded by the coding sequence ATGATTCAAGCCTTGATTATTTACACCCAATTTTTCAGTCGGATTGTCATCAATAAGGAAGTGGATTTGAGCTATGTGCGAAAAGGTATTCCAATCATTACCTTATTTGGTCTCTTGCTGGGGTCGCTATCTGCTCTCTTTTACTATTTAGCTCAGCTGATTTTGCCAGGTGTCGTTTCTTGGGTCTTGACCCTTGCATTTGATGTGTTACTGACAGGAGGATTTCATCTGGATGGGCTAGCAGACATGGCAGATGGCTTGTTTTCCTCTCGAAACAAAGAACGTATGCTTGAGATTATGAAGGACAGTCGCATTGGGAGCAATGGTGTTCTGGCACTCATCTTGTATTATGGGCTCATGATGATTTCTTACACTTATCTACCAGAACCCAAGTGGCTCATTGTTGCCTGCTTGACGATGATTGGAAAAGCTGGCTTGGCTTTGCAACTCTATCAGATGAAATATGCGCGTGCAACAGGTGGCTCTGGTCAATTCTTTGCAGGAACGACGCTTGTGCAAATCGCTCTGGCCCAAATCCTTCCCATCTTGGTGTTGGGCTTTGGCTTTGGGCTAAAGGGACTTCTAGGTTATTTCTTAGTATTTCTCGGTGCTATCGGTTATCGGCGTTTTGTCTATAAAAAAATCGATGGTCATACGGGAGATACCTTGGGAGCCTTCGTTGAAATTTCTCAGATTTTATTACTCCTAGGATTGATGGTATGA
- a CDS encoding cob(I)yrinic acid a,c-diamide adenosyltransferase, producing the protein MKIYTKYGDTGFTRLYGGDRVSKTHIRVEAYGTMDEVCSLLGRIVSEMAEVELLDDLRAECEEIQQQLFDCGSDLATPRELRPYKQTEKDVEWLEEKMDTYMHIPPKLEYFIIPGGHKIASSFHMARTMTRRLERKMVAVIEAEEAVNPVGLKYINRLSDYFFVLARLVNDRLGVSDTVYKRSAKIFRSKK; encoded by the coding sequence ATGAAGATTTATACAAAATACGGAGATACAGGTTTTACACGCCTATACGGGGGAGATCGGGTCTCAAAAACCCATATTCGTGTGGAAGCCTATGGCACCATGGATGAAGTGTGTTCCCTTTTGGGACGCATTGTCTCAGAAATGGCAGAAGTCGAGCTTTTAGATGATTTACGAGCAGAATGTGAAGAAATCCAGCAGCAATTATTTGACTGTGGGAGCGATTTAGCCACACCTAGGGAACTGCGTCCCTATAAACAAACGGAAAAAGACGTTGAATGGTTGGAAGAAAAAATGGACACCTACATGCATATCCCACCTAAATTGGAGTATTTTATCATTCCAGGTGGGCACAAGATTGCGAGTTCTTTTCATATGGCTCGCACCATGACAAGACGTTTGGAACGCAAAATGGTCGCCGTGATTGAAGCAGAAGAAGCGGTAAATCCTGTTGGGTTGAAATACATCAATCGTTTATCGGATTACTTTTTCGTGCTTGCACGTTTGGTGAATGATCGGCTTGGTGTTTCAGATACGGTTTATAAACGCAGTGCCAAGATTTTTAGGAGTAAGAAGTAG
- the hemB gene encoding porphobilinogen synthase encodes MKSFTRHRRLRRTAAMRDMVRETSLSVHDVIQPLFVKEGLEEKQEVSSMPGVFQFSLTDVLAEVAACVELGIKSFIIFGIPIHKDEIGSQASAEDGIVQQAIRLIKNHFPEVLVVADTCLCEFTSHGHCGILEGEQVLNDASLERLVEVAVSQARAGADIIAPSNAMDGYVYAIRKGLDEAGFEDIAIMSYAIKFASSFYGPFRDAGESAPAFGDRKTYQMDPANRLEALREAKSDEEEGADFLMVKPALAFLDILRDVKNQSHLPLVAYNVSGEYSMIKAAAQNGWIDEEKVMLETLLGMKRAGADIIITYFAKDLAVYLSKKGG; translated from the coding sequence ATGAAATCATTTACAAGACATCGGAGATTAAGACGGACGGCAGCCATGCGAGACATGGTGAGAGAAACGTCGCTTTCTGTTCACGATGTTATTCAGCCTTTATTTGTGAAGGAAGGATTGGAAGAAAAGCAAGAAGTCTCGTCGATGCCAGGCGTTTTCCAATTTTCCTTGACAGATGTATTAGCAGAAGTCGCAGCTTGTGTGGAGTTGGGAATTAAATCCTTTATCATTTTTGGAATTCCTATCCATAAGGATGAGATTGGCTCGCAAGCCTCAGCAGAAGATGGTATTGTCCAGCAAGCCATCCGTCTAATTAAAAATCATTTCCCAGAAGTATTGGTGGTAGCTGATACATGTTTGTGTGAATTTACGAGCCATGGACATTGTGGGATTTTAGAAGGGGAGCAAGTCTTAAATGATGCTTCCTTAGAGCGTTTGGTAGAAGTGGCTGTTAGCCAAGCTAGGGCTGGAGCGGATATCATCGCTCCATCAAATGCCATGGACGGCTATGTCTATGCTATTCGCAAGGGACTTGATGAGGCTGGATTTGAGGATATCGCCATCATGTCTTATGCCATTAAATTTGCCTCTAGCTTTTATGGTCCGTTTCGAGATGCTGGTGAAAGTGCACCAGCCTTTGGGGATCGAAAAACCTATCAGATGGATCCAGCCAATCGTTTGGAAGCCTTGAGAGAAGCAAAAAGCGATGAAGAAGAGGGAGCTGATTTCCTAATGGTCAAACCAGCATTAGCCTTTTTAGATATTCTCCGTGATGTGAAAAATCAAAGCCATCTGCCTTTGGTGGCCTATAATGTCAGTGGTGAATACAGTATGATTAAGGCAGCAGCACAAAACGGCTGGATTGATGAAGAAAAAGTCATGTTAGAAACCCTTCTTGGCATGAAGAGAGCTGGGGCAGATATTATTATCACCTATTTTGCCAAGGATTTAGCGGTTTATCTATCCAAAAAAGGAGGCTAG
- a CDS encoding precorrin-2 dehydrogenase/sirohydrochlorin ferrochelatase family protein encodes MYPVMINIQEKPVVVIGGGLVASRKIKTLLEAGAHVTVVSPTLHDMIDATRVHWIDRPYQTGDLDQAKLVFACTDQEAINRQVMEDAHPSQLVNNTGDKHFSDFYNVAIARAKDFSVMISTNGLSPARSKEIRRKLETILDEL; translated from the coding sequence ATGTACCCAGTCATGATTAACATTCAGGAAAAACCAGTAGTGGTCATTGGTGGTGGTCTTGTAGCTTCAAGAAAGATTAAAACCTTGCTTGAAGCTGGGGCTCACGTGACGGTTGTCAGTCCAACTCTCCATGACATGATTGACGCGACTCGTGTCCACTGGATTGATCGTCCGTATCAGACGGGTGATTTGGACCAGGCGAAACTTGTTTTTGCTTGTACAGATCAGGAAGCTATCAATCGCCAAGTCATGGAAGATGCCCATCCAAGTCAGCTAGTCAATAACACTGGAGATAAGCATTTTTCGGATTTTTATAATGTTGCTATCGCACGCGCCAAGGACTTTTCAGTCATGATTTCTACCAATGGCTTATCTCCTGCACGGTCTAAGGAAATTCGAAGGAAATTAGAAACCATTTTAGACGAATTATAG
- the hemC gene encoding hydroxymethylbilane synthase produces MTTIKVGTRKSKLAQTQTKQVLALLEEQHPDLTFELVPYQTKGDRLNTISLQEIGGKGVFVKEIERALLAKEIDIAVHSLKDMPALLVEGCQLGAIPRREDVRDCLIFHQAGQTLDNLPKGARVGTSSLRRQAQLLKVRPDLTICELRGNIDTRIQKVQNGEYDAIVLAMAGLSRMGWLEQGGLHIEPLTLETCLPAISQGALAIECRKEDPELVAILQSIHDEQTAACVTIEREVLALMNADCTFPIAAYAQKLPAGYQLDVMLATKEGTCLYACVTGQAPDTLAKEAVDKLAAQGAWGIS; encoded by the coding sequence ATGACCACCATTAAAGTTGGAACGAGAAAAAGTAAGTTAGCCCAGACCCAAACCAAGCAAGTCCTCGCCCTTCTTGAAGAACAACATCCAGATCTCACCTTTGAATTGGTACCCTATCAAACGAAGGGAGATCGTCTCAACACCATCAGTCTCCAAGAAATTGGAGGAAAAGGGGTGTTTGTGAAAGAGATTGAACGAGCTTTGCTTGCTAAAGAAATCGATATAGCTGTCCATAGTTTAAAAGATATGCCTGCTCTTTTGGTGGAAGGCTGCCAGCTAGGGGCTATTCCTCGCCGCGAAGATGTGCGTGATTGCTTGATTTTTCATCAAGCCGGTCAAACCTTGGACAATTTGCCAAAAGGTGCTCGTGTGGGAACCAGTAGCCTACGACGTCAGGCACAGCTCCTAAAGGTTCGACCAGATTTAACCATCTGCGAACTACGTGGCAATATCGATACGCGTATTCAAAAGGTGCAAAATGGAGAATATGATGCCATTGTCCTAGCGATGGCAGGTCTATCACGTATGGGCTGGTTGGAGCAAGGGGGCTTACATATCGAGCCGTTAACCTTGGAAACTTGTTTACCCGCTATTTCTCAAGGAGCTCTAGCGATTGAATGCCGAAAAGAGGACCCAGAGCTTGTAGCAATCTTACAGAGTATTCATGATGAGCAGACTGCGGCATGCGTGACGATTGAGCGAGAGGTTCTTGCTCTGATGAATGCGGACTGTACCTTTCCTATCGCGGCCTATGCTCAGAAATTACCAGCAGGCTATCAGTTAGACGTTATGTTAGCGACTAAAGAAGGTACGTGTCTCTATGCTTGTGTGACAGGGCAAGCCCCTGATACCTTAGCAAAAGAAGCGGTTGACAAATTGGCTGCTCAAGGAGCTTGGGGGATTTCATGA